The Mercurialis annua linkage group LG2, ddMerAnnu1.2, whole genome shotgun sequence genome contains a region encoding:
- the LOC126668186 gene encoding uncharacterized protein LOC126668186 yields MLLKETKEGKLPKGVIQKIADYFSILTRSVNRLHQQAIHVTKGSLPDLSCNLVKKVGRKRIELDFNRMRDIPFSRRTNIRSLSSELKYPKSTVHKRIKEDYIRPYSNALKPYLSEENLKARLEFCLSMVDKDTIDTSPKFVNMYDQIHIDEEWYYMSRTTQKYYLLPDESEPFRTCKSKCFISKIIFLAASARPRIDVDTGMTFDEKIGIWPFVCKEPAKRNSKNRTTGTMETKPIMSVTKEVTRSYLINNLLPSIKEKWPCFSSRTIYIQQDNAKPQLNVNDGEFNRAAKMDGYEIKLHCQPLNSPDMNVLDLAFFRAIDSIQHKETPRTYDEFILAVEKAFEQYPVEELNNSFLTLQSCMHEVMKINGGNNYKIPHMSKHRMIGRLECNQVFNQVTNSQTENYRTDVVNQDASL; encoded by the coding sequence ATGTTACTCAAAGaaacaaaagaaggaaaattaCCAAAAGGAGTAATACAGAAAATTGCGGATTACTTTTCAATATTGACAAGATCGGTAAATCGACTACATCAACAAGCAATACATGTAACAAAAGGGAGTTTACCTGATCTCTCATGTAATCTTGTGAAAAAGGTTGGTCGTAAAAGAATTGAGTTGGACTTTAATCGAATGCGAGATATTCCGTTCAGCCGTCGCACCAATATTCGGTCGCTTTCATCTGAGCTGAAATATCCAAAATCAACGGTTCATAAAAGAATTAAAGAAGATTACATCCGACCATATTCAAATGCTTTGAAGCCCTATTTATCGGAAGAAAATTTGAAAGCCAGATTGGAATTTTGTTTGTCTATGGTTGATAAAGATACTATTGATACTTCACCAAAGTTTGTCAATATGTATGATCAAATCCATATCGATGAAGAGTGGTACTACATGTcgagaacaacacaaaaatactaCCTACTTCCCGATGAAAGTGAGCCTTTCCGAACTTGCAAAAGTAAGTGTTTCatttctaaaataatatttttagctGCCAGTGCTCGTCCTCGTATCGATGTTGATACCGGTATGACATTTGATGAGAAAATCGGAATATGGCCATTTGTTTGTAAAGAACCAGCAAAGCGAAATAGCAAAAATAGAACAACGGGGACaatggaaacaaaaccaattatgTCGGTGACTAAGGAGGTAACTCGATcttatttgattaataatttattgCCTTCGATTAAAGAAAAGTGGCCATGTTTTAGTTCTAGAACTATTTATATTCAACAAGATAATGCAAAACCACAATTGAATGTCAATGATGGTGAATTTAATAGAGCAGCAAAAATGGATGGTTATGAAATCAAGTTACATTGCCAACCTCTTAATAGTCCAGATATGAACGTCTTGGACTTGGCCTTTTTTAGAGCTATTGATTCGATTCAACATAAAGAAACTCCTCGAACTTATGATGAGTTCATTTTGGCCGTGGAAAAAGCATTTGAGCAATATCCAGTTGAAGAATTGAATAACAGTTTTTTGACATTGCAATCTTGCATGCATGAAGTCATGAAGATTAATGGAGGGAATAACTATAAAATCCCACACATGAGCAAACATAGGATGATTGGGAGACTTGAGTGCAATCAAGTTTTTAATCAAGTTACAAATTCACAAACTGAAAATTATAGGACTGATGTTGTTAATCAAGATGCTAGTTTATGA